A single Crateriforma conspicua DNA region contains:
- the rpoC gene encoding DNA-directed RNA polymerase subunit beta': MSIGETSNYDRINDYASVRISLARPQDIKSWSFGEVKKPETINYRTYRPEKDGLFCERIFGPEKDWECACGKYRGMKYKGMICDRCGVKVTHSRVRRKRMGHIELAAPVVHIWFFKAMPSRLGNLLAMKTSSLEKVIYFQDYVVIDKGSTDLEEQQLLTEEEYRAARTQYGPGSFEADMGAEAVRKLLNKLNLVELSDQLRKELDETGSKQKKKDLINRLKIVESIRDSDNRPEWMVLDVIPVIPPDLRPLVLLDSGNFATSDLNDLYRRIINRNNRLRKLVDLNAPEVIIRNEKRMLQQSVDALFDNNRCKRPVLGSSNRPLKSLTDMIKGKQGRFRENLLGKRVDYSARSVIVVGPRLKLHQCGLPKKIALELYQPFIIRRLKELGHADTIKSAKKMLERKDEEVWDILEQVITNHPVLLNRAPTLHRMGIQAFEPTLVEGNAIHLHPLVCKGFNADFDGDQMAVHLPLSIEAQVEAHTLMMSTNNVFAPSNGKPIMSPSQDIVMGCYYATCELPGRPGEGMVFGTFEEVEMALAQGKVELHTKIKMRLPKYQRLKTEDDSAKYGAVIETTPGRVRFNEMLPKGMDFYNKAMRSSDLAESISDCYQRLGRRATIHLLDDMMQMGFRESTRSGLSFATDDLVTPDTKQDYIKSAEKEVMKYKKAYDRGQMTGKERYNQVLDAWTNAREAITKDMMEAMENDIREGGWYINPVYLMSHSGARGGIAQIRQLAGMRGLMAKPTGEIIETPIKANFREGLSVLEYFSSTHGARKGLADTALKTADSGYLTRKLADVAQNVVITMEDCGTTQGITKGVVYRGEKVEVRLADSINGRVSLQSIVNPVTDEVIVAEGEMITPVIARKIEAMGLEKIQVRSPMCCDAPLGVCRRCYGMDMSTGAMVEEGMAVGIIAAQSIGEPGTQLTMRTFHIGGSVSKQVEESDIKSKKAGKIRLTRMRSVTNTSGRDIALTRNGEIMLVDDRDREIESYEVPLGSTLMVKDGDTVTAGQILCEWNPYAIPILSETTGKIRFEDVVDGETARTEREASGNERVMIIDHKGDLHPQIVIEDEDGKPLDVQYLPERASISVKEGVEVTPGTVLAEMPREGGGVHDITGGLPRVTEIFEARKPKDPAVIAEVDGEVEILTERKRGKRTIIVRSESGIEREHLVPHGKHFLVHSGDIVKAGQALVDGPLVPHDILRVSGEEAVQQYLLHEIQQVYQSQRVEINDKHAEIIIARMLRKVKIETSGDTNLLPGLVMDRFQFRQANQELSGRIKIKDPGDSDFTEGQIIPKELLEQTNAEIEALGGTPAKGKRPKSATASTQLLGITKAAVQSNSFISAASFQETTKVLTEAALAGKVDRLVGLKENVILGHLIPAGTGFRVFQESEVNYRREALEELANAPAQMMEESFPLLSEGADASSTAEGATPQPAPGELGSTGETLDSHSGGQD, from the coding sequence ATGAGCATCGGCGAAACCAGCAATTACGATCGCATCAACGATTACGCCAGCGTTCGGATCTCGCTTGCCCGTCCCCAGGACATCAAAAGTTGGTCGTTCGGCGAAGTCAAAAAGCCGGAAACGATCAACTACCGGACCTATCGCCCGGAAAAAGACGGTCTGTTTTGCGAACGTATTTTCGGACCTGAAAAGGACTGGGAATGCGCCTGCGGTAAATACCGCGGGATGAAATACAAGGGCATGATCTGTGACCGTTGTGGCGTGAAAGTCACACACAGCCGTGTCCGCCGCAAGCGAATGGGCCACATCGAATTGGCCGCGCCGGTCGTGCACATTTGGTTCTTCAAAGCCATGCCGTCGCGACTGGGTAACCTGTTGGCAATGAAGACCAGTTCGCTGGAAAAAGTCATTTACTTCCAAGATTACGTCGTGATCGACAAGGGATCGACGGACCTGGAAGAACAGCAACTGTTGACCGAAGAGGAATACCGCGCCGCGCGGACGCAGTACGGACCCGGTTCGTTCGAAGCCGACATGGGCGCCGAGGCGGTCCGCAAGCTGTTGAACAAATTGAACTTGGTTGAATTGTCCGATCAGTTGCGCAAAGAGCTGGATGAAACCGGCAGCAAGCAAAAGAAAAAGGACCTGATCAACCGACTGAAGATCGTCGAATCGATCCGTGACAGCGACAACCGTCCGGAATGGATGGTGCTGGACGTGATCCCCGTGATCCCGCCGGATCTGCGTCCGTTGGTCTTGTTGGACAGCGGTAACTTCGCCACCAGCGATTTGAACGACCTGTATCGACGGATCATCAACCGGAACAACCGGCTGCGCAAGCTGGTCGATCTGAACGCGCCGGAAGTCATCATTCGCAACGAAAAGCGGATGTTGCAACAGTCCGTCGATGCGTTGTTCGACAACAACCGCTGCAAGCGTCCGGTGTTGGGATCATCCAACCGTCCGCTGAAATCCTTGACCGACATGATCAAGGGGAAACAAGGTCGTTTCCGCGAGAACCTGTTGGGTAAGCGTGTCGATTACTCGGCACGTAGCGTGATCGTGGTCGGTCCGCGTCTGAAGCTGCACCAGTGTGGTTTGCCCAAGAAGATCGCACTGGAACTGTACCAACCGTTCATCATCCGTCGCCTGAAGGAACTGGGCCACGCCGACACGATCAAGTCGGCCAAGAAGATGCTGGAGCGGAAGGATGAAGAGGTCTGGGATATCCTGGAACAAGTCATCACCAACCACCCCGTGTTGCTGAACCGGGCCCCGACGCTTCACCGGATGGGGATCCAAGCGTTCGAACCGACCTTGGTGGAAGGCAACGCGATCCACCTACACCCGTTGGTTTGCAAAGGCTTCAACGCCGACTTCGACGGTGACCAGATGGCGGTCCACTTGCCGCTTTCGATCGAAGCCCAGGTGGAAGCCCACACGTTGATGATGTCGACCAACAACGTGTTCGCGCCGTCCAACGGTAAGCCGATCATGAGCCCGTCGCAGGACATCGTCATGGGTTGCTATTACGCGACCTGTGAATTGCCCGGTCGCCCCGGCGAAGGCATGGTGTTCGGGACGTTCGAAGAAGTCGAAATGGCGTTGGCCCAGGGCAAGGTGGAACTGCACACCAAGATCAAGATGCGGTTGCCCAAGTACCAGCGTCTGAAAACCGAAGACGACAGCGCCAAGTACGGTGCGGTGATCGAAACCACGCCGGGCCGCGTTCGCTTCAACGAAATGCTGCCCAAGGGCATGGACTTTTACAACAAAGCCATGCGAAGCAGTGATTTGGCCGAATCGATCAGTGATTGTTACCAACGGCTGGGACGTCGCGCGACGATCCACTTGTTGGACGACATGATGCAGATGGGCTTCCGCGAATCGACCCGCAGCGGTCTGTCGTTCGCGACCGACGACTTGGTGACCCCCGATACCAAGCAGGACTACATCAAGTCCGCGGAAAAGGAGGTCATGAAGTACAAGAAGGCCTATGATCGCGGTCAGATGACCGGCAAGGAGCGGTACAACCAGGTCTTGGACGCTTGGACCAACGCCCGCGAAGCCATCACGAAAGACATGATGGAGGCGATGGAGAACGACATCCGCGAAGGCGGTTGGTATATCAACCCGGTGTACCTGATGTCGCACTCCGGTGCTCGGGGTGGTATCGCCCAGATTCGTCAGCTGGCCGGGATGCGTGGTCTGATGGCCAAGCCCACCGGTGAAATCATCGAAACGCCTATCAAGGCGAACTTCCGCGAAGGCCTGTCGGTGCTGGAATACTTCAGTTCGACCCACGGTGCCCGAAAGGGTCTGGCCGATACCGCGCTGAAGACCGCCGACAGTGGTTACCTGACGCGGAAATTGGCCGACGTCGCGCAGAACGTCGTCATCACGATGGAAGACTGTGGCACGACCCAAGGGATCACCAAGGGTGTCGTGTACCGCGGCGAAAAGGTCGAAGTCCGCTTGGCCGATTCGATCAACGGTCGCGTCAGCCTGCAGTCGATCGTTAACCCGGTGACCGACGAAGTCATCGTGGCCGAGGGCGAAATGATCACTCCGGTCATTGCACGCAAGATCGAAGCGATGGGATTGGAAAAGATCCAAGTCCGGTCGCCCATGTGCTGCGATGCTCCGCTGGGTGTCTGTCGCCGCTGCTATGGCATGGACATGTCCACCGGTGCGATGGTCGAAGAAGGCATGGCCGTCGGTATCATCGCCGCCCAGTCGATCGGTGAACCCGGTACGCAGTTGACCATGCGGACGTTCCACATCGGTGGTTCTGTGTCCAAACAGGTCGAAGAGTCCGACATCAAGTCGAAGAAGGCCGGGAAGATCCGTTTGACCCGGATGCGAAGTGTCACCAATACCAGTGGCCGCGACATCGCGTTGACGCGAAACGGCGAAATCATGCTGGTCGATGATCGCGATCGTGAAATCGAATCGTACGAAGTCCCGCTCGGTTCGACTTTGATGGTCAAGGACGGCGACACCGTCACCGCCGGTCAAATCCTGTGCGAATGGAACCCGTACGCGATTCCGATTCTGTCGGAAACGACCGGGAAGATTCGTTTCGAAGACGTCGTCGATGGCGAAACCGCGCGGACCGAACGCGAAGCGTCCGGTAACGAACGGGTGATGATCATCGACCACAAGGGTGACCTGCACCCGCAGATTGTGATCGAAGACGAAGACGGCAAGCCGTTGGACGTCCAGTACCTGCCCGAACGGGCGTCGATCAGCGTCAAAGAAGGCGTGGAAGTCACCCCCGGTACGGTGCTGGCCGAAATGCCGCGTGAAGGTGGCGGTGTCCACGACATCACCGGCGGTCTGCCTCGGGTCACCGAGATCTTCGAAGCTCGTAAGCCCAAGGATCCGGCGGTGATCGCCGAGGTCGATGGTGAGGTCGAGATTTTGACCGAACGCAAACGCGGCAAGCGGACGATCATCGTTCGCAGCGAATCCGGGATCGAACGCGAACACTTGGTGCCGCACGGCAAGCACTTCCTGGTGCACAGCGGCGACATCGTCAAAGCCGGACAGGCACTGGTCGATGGCCCGCTGGTCCCGCACGACATCCTGCGTGTCAGTGGCGAGGAAGCCGTGCAGCAGTACTTGTTGCACGAAATCCAGCAGGTGTACCAATCGCAGCGTGTGGAAATCAACGACAAGCACGCCGAAATCATCATCGCGCGAATGCTGCGAAAGGTGAAGATCGAAACCAGCGGCGATACCAACCTGTTGCCCGGCTTGGTCATGGACCGATTCCAGTTCCGTCAAGCCAACCAGGAACTTTCCGGTCGCATCAAGATCAAGGATCCCGGCGACAGCGATTTCACCGAAGGTCAGATCATCCCGAAAGAATTGTTGGAACAAACCAACGCCGAAATCGAAGCCTTGGGCGGCACACCCGCCAAGGGCAAGCGGCCCAAGAGTGCGACCGCATCGACCCAGTTGCTGGGGATCACCAAGGCGGCGGTTCAGTCCAACAGTTTCATCAGTGCCGCGTCGTTCCAAGAAACCACCAAGGTGCTGACCGAGGCCGCTTTGGCCGGCAAGGTCGACCGTCTGGTGGGTCTGAAGGAAAACGTGATTCTGGGTCACCTGATTCCGGCCGGTACCGGTTTCCGTGTCTTCCAGGAATCCGAGGTGAACTATCGCCGCGAAGCCCTGGAAGAACTGGCCAACGCCCCGGCACAGATGATGGAAGAAAGCTTCCCGCTGCTTAGCGAAGGGGCCGACGCATCGTCGACCGCCGAAGGGGCGACTCCCCAGCCCGCACCGGGGGAATTGGGTTCGACCGGCGAGACGCTGGACAGCCACAGCGGCGGACAAGACTGA